One genomic window of Candidatus Nitrosopumilus sediminis includes the following:
- a CDS encoding AAA family ATPase, translating to MWSEKYRPQIISDMVGNEEARAAITEWFVKWKKGTKPLLLVGPPGIGKTTIAYLVAKQFGYDMIGLNASDVRSKSRINEILTPVLANVSVMGTPMIFVDEVDGIHGRGDYGGASALVDILKEPTVPIVLAANNDTSDKMKSIKKVVKTIQFKKIPPRLLRVYLENILKKQSAKLSPGSIIKVIDKSKGDIRSMINLTQSLVTGFNPQTETTFENINVEDGVNAFFKANSIEEARIVLYSMQIDPREKINAFYSSIITSELDNSILAKYLEIISEADMLFGKIMKTQNWRLLRYLNDILIKLYQNDDRVRYSQYNLSWPLLNRIRWDGAKIKSLSSIMAKKLHLSSSSFVTLCLPFVLLCIKNKTLELELEETFGDIIEKEIELIS from the coding sequence ATGTGGTCAGAAAAATACCGACCTCAGATAATTTCTGACATGGTGGGAAATGAAGAAGCACGAGCAGCAATTACTGAATGGTTTGTCAAATGGAAAAAAGGTACAAAGCCATTACTTTTAGTTGGTCCTCCTGGAATTGGAAAAACTACCATTGCATATCTTGTTGCCAAACAATTTGGATATGATATGATTGGATTAAACGCCAGTGATGTTAGAAGTAAATCTCGAATAAATGAAATTCTTACACCTGTTTTAGCAAATGTAAGTGTCATGGGAACTCCCATGATTTTTGTCGATGAAGTTGATGGAATTCATGGTCGTGGTGATTATGGAGGTGCATCCGCATTAGTGGATATTCTAAAGGAGCCTACAGTTCCAATTGTTCTTGCTGCAAACAATGACACATCTGACAAAATGAAAAGTATCAAAAAAGTGGTAAAAACAATTCAATTCAAAAAAATTCCACCACGATTATTGAGAGTATACCTTGAAAATATTTTGAAAAAACAAAGTGCAAAACTAAGCCCTGGTTCAATTATCAAAGTCATTGATAAATCTAAAGGCGATATTCGTTCCATGATCAATCTAACACAATCTTTAGTAACTGGATTTAATCCTCAAACTGAAACTACTTTTGAAAACATTAACGTTGAAGATGGGGTAAATGCTTTCTTTAAAGCAAATTCAATTGAAGAAGCTAGAATTGTTCTGTATTCTATGCAAATTGATCCTAGAGAAAAAATTAATGCCTTTTATTCTAGTATTATAACAAGCGAATTAGATAATTCCATACTTGCAAAATATTTAGAAATTATATCTGAGGCTGACATGCTTTTTGGAAAAATTATGAAAACTCAGAATTGGAGGTTACTTCGATACCTAAATGACATTTTAATTAAATTATATCAAAATGATGACAGAGTTCGATACTCTCAATATAATTTATCTTGGCCTTTGCTAAATCGAATCAGATGGGATGGCGCAAAAATTAAATCTCTATCATCTATTATGGCAAAAAAACTTCATCTGTCTTCTAGTTCTTTTGTAACATTATGTTTGCCATTCGTTTTATTATGTATAAAAAATAAAACTCTTGAATTGGAATTAGAAGAAACTTTTGGCGATATTATTGAAAAGGAGATTGAGCTAATATCATGA
- a CDS encoding NADH-quinone oxidoreductase subunit B, with protein MLKDLVTPENANVFVGKLGDILEKAIDKPLGYAINWGRIWSLWPVHIETACCSVEFGAASSPRYDVERFGIIEAFGSLRQCDLVVVQGTITRKMAPRLRLVYDQMPEPKYVIAMGACAITGGLYFDSYNVLPGIDGVIPVDVYVPGCPPRPETLIQGCMLLQEKIKRMKARKFV; from the coding sequence TTGCTTAAAGATTTAGTAACACCAGAAAATGCAAATGTTTTTGTCGGAAAATTAGGGGACATTTTAGAAAAAGCAATTGATAAACCATTGGGCTATGCCATTAATTGGGGTAGAATTTGGTCACTCTGGCCTGTCCACATTGAAACAGCTTGTTGCAGTGTTGAATTTGGCGCAGCATCAAGTCCTAGATATGATGTTGAAAGATTTGGTATCATTGAAGCATTCGGATCACTAAGACAATGTGATCTTGTTGTTGTTCAAGGAACTATTACAAGAAAAATGGCACCACGTCTCAGATTAGTTTATGATCAAATGCCAGAACCAAAGTATGTAATTGCTATGGGAGCTTGTGCCATTACTGGAGGTTTGTATTTTGATTCATACAATGTACTTCCAGGAATTGATGGAGTTATTCCAGTTGATGTCTACGTTCCAGGTTGCCCACCTAGACCTGAAACTCTCATCCAAGGATGTATGTTATTGCAAGAAAAAATTAAGAGAATGAAGGCTAGGAAGTTTGTATAA
- a CDS encoding acetyl-CoA carboxylase biotin carboxyl carrier protein subunit produces MNYKIQDIEKSFDGKIVKNLGNNDYVIKINDNEHNLKIISMNSKGIEFILDNKYHKAKYLEQTTNEMNIVIDNVPITLNLHTHFDEIVYKNSGGGGAGNAQLALKSQIPGKVISISVAEGDSVKKGDVICTLESMKMQVAVKSHKDGVVKTIKIKETVSVAKGDVIAEIE; encoded by the coding sequence ATGAATTACAAAATACAAGATATTGAAAAATCATTTGATGGAAAGATAGTTAAAAATCTTGGAAACAATGACTATGTTATTAAGATTAATGATAACGAACACAATTTAAAAATCATATCAATGAATTCTAAAGGAATTGAATTTATTTTAGATAACAAATATCACAAAGCAAAATATCTTGAACAAACTACAAATGAAATGAACATTGTAATTGACAATGTTCCAATTACACTAAACTTACACACCCACTTTGATGAAATTGTCTACAAGAATTCAGGTGGGGGTGGTGCAGGTAATGCACAACTAGCATTGAAAAGCCAAATACCTGGAAAGGTTATATCAATATCTGTCGCAGAAGGCGATTCTGTAAAGAAAGGGGATGTAATCTGTACTTTAGAATCTATGAAAATGCAAGTAGCAGTAAAATCTCACAAAGATGGTGTAGTTAAAACAATCAAAATCAAAGAAACAGTATCTGTCGCTAAAGGCGATGTTATTGCAGAAATAGAATGA
- a CDS encoding NADH-quinone oxidoreductase subunit A yields MFAFGIVAMAPALVISRMISPRKRSNPVKFLPMECGQVPSGEGRTHFMMQYYPYILMFVVFDVMAIFLYAWGSALLEIPKIATLPMMGFLAIMFGAMAFALYQSGRRRIW; encoded by the coding sequence ATGTTTGCGTTTGGTATAGTAGCAATGGCTCCAGCTTTAGTTATTTCAAGAATGATTTCTCCTCGAAAAAGAAGTAATCCAGTAAAATTTTTGCCAATGGAATGTGGCCAAGTCCCTTCCGGAGAAGGAAGAACTCATTTCATGATGCAGTATTATCCGTACATTTTGATGTTTGTGGTATTTGATGTGATGGCTATTTTCTTGTATGCATGGGGAAGTGCACTTTTAGAAATTCCAAAGATTGCAACTTTGCCAATGATGGGATTTCTAGCAATCATGTTTGGCGCTATGGCATTTGCATTATATCAATCAGGGAGAAGAAGAATATGGTAG
- a CDS encoding FAD-binding oxidoreductase, with translation MVTEMKAKVIYRELLKEDLVIIRLLPENGMPEYKTGQFLTIGLPIPAEKKIVRRAYSIASHPENRDYFEFVIRWVRKPLPGRVTTELFYLSVGEEVFLGEPTGAALQISDRLPNGQKDNRRVICVGGGTGIAPFIAFAKHFHDTNDKREVIVLHGASYVDELSYKRLLTDLEMESEKRGRDQWNFRYRAAISRPKEFFNRSWNGHVGRVESFFQPDKKTGLSPVEEMVGEELTPENTIIYICGYQGTIDGVIENLGPKGFVTEHEKKPDGSFGIKFESYG, from the coding sequence ATGGTTACTGAGATGAAAGCAAAAGTCATCTATAGGGAGTTACTCAAAGAAGATCTAGTAATCATCAGATTACTTCCAGAAAACGGAATGCCAGAATATAAGACTGGTCAATTTTTGACAATAGGACTGCCAATTCCTGCAGAAAAAAAAATTGTTAGAAGAGCATACTCTATTGCATCACATCCAGAAAACAGAGATTATTTTGAATTTGTAATTAGATGGGTGAGAAAACCACTACCTGGTCGGGTAACTACTGAATTATTTTATCTAAGTGTAGGGGAGGAGGTTTTTCTTGGTGAACCAACTGGGGCTGCACTACAAATCAGTGATAGATTACCTAACGGACAAAAAGACAATAGAAGAGTGATTTGTGTAGGTGGAGGTACAGGAATAGCACCATTTATTGCATTTGCAAAACATTTTCACGATACTAATGATAAGAGAGAAGTGATTGTTCTTCATGGTGCAAGTTATGTTGATGAATTAAGCTACAAAAGACTATTAACAGATTTAGAAATGGAAAGTGAAAAAAGAGGAAGAGATCAATGGAATTTCAGATATAGGGCCGCAATCAGCAGACCGAAGGAATTTTTCAATAGATCTTGGAATGGTCATGTAGGTAGAGTTGAATCATTTTTCCAGCCTGATAAAAAAACAGGGTTATCACCTGTAGAAGAAATGGTAGGAGAAGAACTAACTCCAGAGAACACTATCATCTACATTTGTGGTTATCAAGGAACAATTGATGGAGTAATTGAAAATCTAGGTCCAAAAGGATTTGTTACTGAACATGAGAAAAAACCTGATGGAAGTTTTGGTATCAAGTTTGAATCATATGGTTAG
- a CDS encoding DUF1059 domain-containing protein produces MAKLKCNDYGFECDFIAEGEMETVIDEFRKHTDEEHGIDYSKEAIMQFLLRKQGL; encoded by the coding sequence ATGGCAAAACTGAAGTGTAATGATTATGGGTTTGAGTGTGATTTTATAGCTGAGGGGGAAATGGAGACAGTAATTGATGAATTTAGAAAACACACAGATGAAGAACACGGAATAGATTATTCAAAAGAAGCCATTATGCAATTTCTCTTAAGAAAACAGGGATTATAG
- a CDS encoding redoxin domain-containing protein — MALNVGDIAPSFELADTELKMRALDEFKGEKIVLSFIVAASSPVCEVELCTFRDSWKEISDMGAQVIAISNDGPFANKAFAEKHNFNFPLLSDYTSKTIRDYDVLMPDLLHIKDYNAAKRSVFIINEDGKIGYKWVSEDPLKEPNYEEIKNFLK; from the coding sequence ATGGCATTGAATGTAGGAGATATCGCTCCTAGTTTTGAACTAGCAGACACAGAATTGAAAATGAGGGCTTTGGATGAATTTAAGGGTGAAAAAATTGTCTTGTCGTTTATTGTAGCTGCAAGTTCGCCTGTTTGTGAAGTAGAACTTTGTACATTTAGAGATTCTTGGAAAGAAATTTCAGATATGGGTGCCCAAGTCATAGCAATCAGTAATGATGGTCCATTCGCAAACAAAGCATTTGCTGAAAAACACAACTTTAATTTTCCATTATTATCTGACTATACCAGTAAAACAATTAGAGATTATGATGTTTTGATGCCAGATCTATTACACATCAAAGATTACAATGCAGCAAAACGTTCTGTTTTCATAATTAACGAAGATGGGAAAATTGGTTACAAATGGGTATCAGAAGATCCATTAAAAGAGCCAAACTATGAAGAAATCAAAAATTTCTTAAAATAA
- the cas5 gene encoding CRISPR-associated protein Cas5 — translation MFTNPFLIESSISFPHPTPSAALAIPK, via the coding sequence ATTTTTACAAATCCATTTTTAATAGAGTCTTCAATTTCATTTCCACATCCAACTCCTTCAGCAGCTCTTGCCATACCCAAATAG
- a CDS encoding biotin carboxylase N-terminal domain-containing protein, which translates to MIEKVLIANRGEIALRVIRTCKALGIKTVAVYSDEDYNSMHVKQATEAYHIGEAAPAKSYLNQDKILEVMLKSGSDAVHPGYGFLSENDDFANLCEKNKIIFIGPTAESMNLCGDKMKCKDAMLKAKVPTVPGSPGLVKDADDAEKIANEIGYPVMLKSVYGGGGRGIRIVNNDQELRDGYESVTGESIAAVGKSAILVEKFLEKTRHIEYQFARDTHGNTVHIFERECSIQRRNQKLIEQTPSPIVDEETRARVGESVCRAADAVDYTNLGTAEFLRADNGDFYFIEINARLQVEHPITEFVSGLDLVKLQLDIANGEPIPFKQSDLKMNGYAIECRINAEDTFLDFAPSTGPVPDVVIPAGPSVRCDTYLYPGCTVSPFYDSLMAKLVTWGQTFEESRTRMLAALNDFYIQGVETSIPLYKTILNSEEYKNGDLSTDFLKRHGMIDRLTEDLKKEKEEKSEAALAAAIIHSEYFKSRAQTSTANNSNWKYKLD; encoded by the coding sequence ATGATTGAAAAAGTACTTATCGCAAACAGAGGAGAAATCGCTTTACGTGTTATTAGAACATGCAAAGCACTAGGAATTAAGACCGTAGCTGTCTATTCTGATGAAGATTACAATTCAATGCATGTTAAACAAGCAACTGAAGCATATCATATTGGAGAAGCTGCTCCTGCAAAATCATATCTTAATCAAGATAAAATTCTTGAAGTGATGCTCAAATCAGGATCAGATGCAGTTCATCCAGGTTATGGCTTTCTTTCTGAAAATGATGACTTTGCAAATCTATGTGAAAAAAATAAAATTATCTTTATTGGTCCTACTGCAGAATCTATGAATCTCTGTGGGGATAAAATGAAATGTAAAGATGCAATGCTTAAAGCAAAAGTTCCAACAGTACCTGGAAGTCCAGGTTTGGTAAAAGATGCTGATGATGCAGAAAAAATTGCAAATGAAATTGGTTATCCGGTAATGTTAAAATCAGTTTATGGTGGCGGAGGTCGTGGAATTAGAATCGTAAATAATGACCAAGAATTGCGTGATGGGTATGAATCAGTTACTGGTGAATCCATTGCAGCAGTGGGTAAATCTGCAATTCTGGTAGAAAAATTCTTGGAAAAAACACGTCACATTGAATATCAATTTGCTAGAGATACTCATGGTAATACTGTTCACATATTTGAAAGAGAATGTTCTATTCAAAGACGTAACCAAAAATTAATCGAACAAACACCTTCGCCAATTGTAGATGAAGAAACAAGAGCACGTGTAGGCGAATCTGTTTGTAGAGCCGCTGATGCAGTAGATTATACAAACTTGGGTACGGCTGAATTCTTGAGGGCTGATAATGGAGACTTTTACTTTATTGAAATTAATGCAAGATTACAAGTAGAGCATCCAATTACAGAATTTGTATCTGGATTAGATTTGGTCAAATTACAACTAGATATTGCAAATGGCGAACCAATTCCATTCAAACAAAGTGACCTCAAAATGAATGGCTATGCTATTGAATGCAGAATTAATGCAGAAGATACTTTCTTAGATTTTGCTCCTTCAACAGGACCTGTTCCAGATGTTGTAATTCCAGCAGGACCAAGTGTTAGATGCGATACCTATCTTTATCCTGGATGTACTGTTTCTCCATTTTATGACTCTCTTATGGCAAAACTCGTTACTTGGGGACAAACCTTTGAAGAATCTAGAACAAGAATGCTTGCTGCACTAAATGACTTTTACATTCAAGGAGTTGAAACTTCAATTCCATTATACAAAACAATTCTAAATTCTGAAGAATACAAAAATGGAGACCTTTCAACCGATTTCCTAAAACGTCATGGAATGATTGATAGATTAACTGAAGATCTTAAAAAAGAAAAAGAAGAGAAAAGCGAAGCTGCATTAGCCGCTGCAATTATTCATTCTGAATACTTTAAGAGTAGAGCCCAAACTAGTACTGCTAATAACTCTAATTGGAAATATAAATTGGATTGA
- a CDS encoding NADH-quinone oxidoreductase subunit C codes for MSTETENPPADTKPKAQTPPPKPAPKKPETAPAELPAFEKSISDKIVEKFSDKVEVGFVKKDRVRINVGREHVHDVAEFIRDGLNYDHVESVSGVDYPQDNEIEVVYHIGSYTDSSLARQILVLATRAPRETNPIPGNDATRLPTLRDVFYSVEFHEREVFEMFGVFFEGHPDNRRLLLPEDWADLPPLRKDFAIKGR; via the coding sequence ATGAGTACTGAAACTGAAAATCCTCCTGCAGATACAAAACCTAAAGCACAAACACCTCCACCTAAACCTGCCCCTAAAAAACCTGAAACTGCCCCTGCAGAATTACCTGCATTTGAAAAGAGCATTTCTGATAAAATTGTTGAAAAATTTAGCGACAAAGTCGAAGTTGGATTTGTAAAAAAAGATAGAGTTAGAATTAATGTTGGACGAGAACATGTTCACGACGTTGCTGAATTTATTCGCGATGGACTAAACTATGATCATGTAGAATCTGTTTCAGGCGTAGATTATCCTCAGGATAATGAAATTGAAGTTGTTTATCATATAGGATCTTACACTGATTCATCATTAGCAAGACAAATTCTAGTTTTAGCCACAAGAGCACCTAGAGAAACAAACCCAATTCCTGGAAATGATGCAACAAGACTTCCAACCCTTAGAGATGTGTTTTACAGTGTTGAATTTCATGAAAGAGAAGTTTTTGAAATGTTTGGAGTTTTCTTTGAAGGCCATCCTGATAATAGACGATTACTTTTACCAGAAGATTGGGCAGATTTACCTCCACTTAGAAAGGACTTTGCAATAAAGGGTAGATGA
- a CDS encoding inositol monophosphatase family protein: MQVIEILREASKRIYENVKDLAGTVDAAGDFGVGAGGDISRNIDIIAEKTVLDYLKEVNFECTVLGEECGRVELSENPKGFVIMDAIDGSANAVRGVPFFCSSLAFATENKLSSVTDGVITNLSNGEMYWASENKGAFFNNKQIKVHKKDPIYKIIGINTSGASIDLMTRLNPIYENYEHTRHFGANALEMAMFAKGLMDIFIDLRNKIRIQDIAAGYVIVKEAGGILLDENLNQLDANLSYDTRISFIAAANQGILDEIMSKINK; encoded by the coding sequence ATGCAAGTAATAGAAATTCTTCGTGAAGCTTCAAAAAGGATTTATGAAAATGTAAAAGATCTTGCGGGAACCGTTGATGCAGCAGGAGATTTTGGTGTTGGAGCTGGAGGAGACATTTCAAGAAACATAGACATTATCGCAGAAAAAACAGTTTTGGATTATCTCAAGGAAGTGAATTTTGAGTGTACAGTGTTAGGCGAAGAATGTGGACGTGTTGAATTATCAGAAAACCCAAAAGGCTTTGTCATAATGGATGCAATTGACGGTTCTGCAAATGCAGTTAGAGGGGTTCCTTTCTTCTGCAGCTCATTAGCATTTGCAACTGAAAATAAACTCAGTTCAGTTACAGATGGCGTAATTACAAATCTTTCAAATGGAGAAATGTATTGGGCATCAGAAAATAAAGGGGCATTTTTTAACAATAAACAAATCAAAGTTCACAAAAAAGATCCAATTTACAAAATTATTGGAATTAACACATCAGGTGCATCAATTGATTTGATGACAAGATTAAATCCAATATATGAAAATTATGAACATACACGACATTTTGGGGCAAATGCACTTGAAATGGCAATGTTTGCAAAAGGTTTGATGGATATTTTTATTGATTTGAGGAACAAAATCAGAATTCAAGATATTGCTGCAGGTTATGTTATAGTCAAGGAAGCTGGAGGAATTCTATTAGATGAAAATTTGAATCAACTTGATGCGAATCTAAGTTATGATACACGGATTTCTTTCATTGCAGCTGCAAACCAAGGAATTCTTGATGAAATAATGTCAAAAATCAATAAATGA
- a CDS encoding NADH-quinone oxidoreductase subunit D, whose product MTELPPGLALQKVDERIMTLNVGPQHPGSGHMRIIVQIDGDYIVACDPDPGYVHRGEEKMAEYRNYITNIPHLERPVIHDSCNILYPYVLGAEELLGIEVPERAKYVRVIASELNRCIYIMYWLAIYGIFLGHSTMFMWPAGDRELLIDLMEKMTGARVTHAHFVPGGVRNDLPPNFEDVCLRQVNYFEKRIKEYAAVFYDNPILISRTRDTGVLSRQDAIRYGTTGSVLRASGVDYDLRVKEPYDVYDELDVHTNVMKEGDSYARSRIPWLDMMESCNIIRQALQKMPKSGSVRVKLKPNPKTKGLESVYKRVESGRGSLGCYIVSDAKTEPYRVKLSVPSFRNLIALPNLLRGEKLGNMPSVYWSLNYWPVEADR is encoded by the coding sequence ATGACTGAATTACCTCCTGGATTAGCACTCCAAAAAGTTGATGAGAGAATAATGACTCTCAATGTTGGACCACAACATCCTGGTTCTGGCCACATGAGAATTATTGTACAAATTGATGGTGATTACATTGTTGCATGTGATCCTGATCCTGGATATGTTCATCGCGGAGAAGAAAAAATGGCAGAATATAGAAATTATATTACAAATATTCCTCACTTGGAAAGACCAGTAATTCATGATTCTTGTAATATATTATACCCATATGTTTTGGGTGCAGAAGAACTTCTTGGAATCGAGGTTCCAGAACGTGCAAAATACGTTAGAGTAATTGCATCTGAACTAAACCGCTGTATTTACATCATGTATTGGCTTGCAATTTATGGAATCTTTTTGGGACACTCTACAATGTTCATGTGGCCTGCAGGAGATCGTGAACTGTTAATTGATTTGATGGAAAAAATGACTGGTGCTAGAGTAACACATGCACACTTTGTTCCAGGTGGAGTCAGAAATGATTTGCCACCAAACTTTGAGGATGTTTGTTTACGTCAAGTTAACTACTTTGAAAAACGTATCAAAGAATATGCTGCAGTCTTTTATGACAATCCTATTCTAATTTCAAGAACTAGAGATACAGGAGTACTATCCAGACAAGATGCAATCAGATATGGAACTACTGGCTCTGTGCTTCGTGCTAGTGGTGTTGATTATGATCTTCGAGTAAAGGAACCATACGATGTCTATGATGAATTAGATGTTCATACCAATGTGATGAAAGAAGGAGATTCCTACGCAAGATCCAGAATTCCATGGCTTGACATGATGGAAAGCTGTAATATTATCAGACAAGCATTGCAAAAAATGCCAAAGTCCGGCTCTGTTAGAGTAAAACTAAAACCAAATCCAAAAACAAAGGGACTGGAATCAGTTTACAAACGTGTAGAATCAGGCAGAGGATCATTAGGTTGCTATATTGTGTCTGATGCTAAAACAGAGCCCTATAGAGTAAAGTTGAGTGTTCCTTCATTTAGAAATCTAATTGCTTTACCAAATCTTCTAAGAGGTGAAAAACTTGGCAATATGCCATCAGTTTATTGGAGTCTTAATTATTGGCCAGTGGAGGCAGACCGATAA
- a CDS encoding acyl-CoA carboxylase subunit beta → MHSEKIEGYTKKNNTALQGGGQDRIKAQHDKGKLTARERIDLLLDEGTFTEIDPLTTHHYHEYDMQKKKFFTDGVVGGYGNVNGRQIFVFAYDFTVLGGTLSQMGAKKITKLMDHAVQTGCPIIGIMDSGGARIQEGIMSLDGFADIFYHNQLASGVIPQITASIGPSAGGSVYSPAMTDFVIMVDKVGTMFVTGPDVVKTVLGEEISFDDLGGAMTHGSKSGVAHFVAQNEYECMDYIKKLISYLPQNNTEAPPKIQTDDDPNRMDHNLINIIPENPLQPYDMKEIINSIVDNHEFFEVHELFAPNIIVGYGRMNGKVVGIVANQPIHLAGALDIDSSNKAARFIRFCDSFNIPIITLVDTPGYMPGSNQEHNGIIRHGSKLLYAYCEATVPRITLVIGKAYGGAYIAMGSKNLRTDINYAWPTARCAVLGGEAAVKIMYRKDLSEADDAEALKKQLIDEFAEKFENPYVAASHGTVDNVIDPAETRPMLIKALEMLENKRVKQLPRKHGNINL, encoded by the coding sequence GTGCATTCTGAAAAGATTGAAGGATATACTAAAAAGAATAATACAGCATTACAAGGTGGTGGCCAAGATCGAATCAAGGCTCAACACGATAAGGGAAAATTAACTGCCCGCGAAAGAATTGATCTTCTACTTGATGAGGGTACTTTTACTGAAATTGATCCATTAACCACACATCATTATCATGAATATGATATGCAGAAAAAGAAATTTTTCACTGATGGTGTAGTTGGTGGATATGGAAATGTAAATGGAAGACAAATCTTTGTTTTTGCATATGATTTCACTGTACTTGGTGGAACTCTGAGTCAGATGGGAGCTAAAAAAATTACAAAACTAATGGATCATGCTGTTCAAACAGGATGTCCAATAATTGGTATAATGGATTCTGGTGGAGCTAGAATCCAAGAAGGAATCATGAGTCTTGATGGATTTGCAGATATCTTTTATCATAATCAATTGGCATCAGGTGTAATTCCACAAATCACTGCAAGCATTGGCCCATCTGCAGGTGGTTCTGTATACTCTCCTGCAATGACCGACTTTGTAATTATGGTTGATAAAGTAGGAACTATGTTTGTTACAGGTCCTGATGTAGTCAAGACTGTATTGGGAGAAGAAATTTCATTTGATGATCTTGGTGGAGCAATGACTCATGGATCAAAAAGTGGTGTTGCACATTTTGTTGCACAAAATGAATACGAATGCATGGATTATATCAAAAAACTAATTTCATATTTGCCTCAAAATAATACTGAAGCACCACCAAAAATTCAAACTGATGATGATCCAAACAGAATGGATCATAATTTGATCAATATTATTCCAGAAAATCCTTTACAGCCATATGACATGAAAGAAATCATTAATTCAATTGTTGACAATCATGAATTCTTTGAAGTTCATGAACTGTTTGCACCAAACATTATTGTTGGTTATGGGAGAATGAATGGTAAAGTTGTTGGAATTGTTGCAAATCAACCAATTCATCTTGCAGGTGCACTTGATATTGATTCATCAAACAAAGCTGCACGTTTCATTAGATTCTGTGACTCATTTAATATTCCAATAATTACTCTAGTAGATACTCCTGGATACATGCCAGGTTCTAACCAAGAACATAATGGTATCATAAGACATGGCAGTAAGTTACTTTACGCATATTGTGAAGCAACTGTTCCAAGAATTACTCTGGTTATTGGAAAGGCATATGGTGGCGCATACATTGCAATGGGAAGTAAAAATCTTAGAACTGACATTAATTATGCATGGCCTACTGCAAGATGTGCTGTTCTAGGTGGAGAAGCTGCTGTGAAAATCATGTATAGAAAAGATCTCAGTGAGGCTGATGATGCTGAAGCACTAAAGAAACAATTAATCGATGAATTTGCAGAAAAATTCGAAAATCCTTATGTTGCAGCATCTCACGGAACTGTAGATAATGTAATTGATCCTGCTGAAACAAGACCTATGTTAATTAAAGCACTTGAAATGCTCGAAAACAAAAGAGTAAAACAATTACCAAGAAAACATGGAAATATCAACCTGTGA